The following coding sequences are from one Streptomyces sp. NBC_01232 window:
- a CDS encoding PadR family transcriptional regulator encodes MSIGHTLLGLLEAGPRHGYDLKRAFDEKFGHDRPLAYGQVYSTMSRLLKNGLVEVDAVESGGGPERKRYAITDAGITDVEAWLSQPEKPEPYLHSTLYTKVVLALLTGRRADELLDTQRAEHLRLMRALTTRKRKGDLADQLVCDHALFHLEADLRWLELTAARLDQLAQEVRR; translated from the coding sequence ATGTCCATCGGTCACACCCTCCTGGGCCTCCTCGAGGCCGGCCCGCGCCACGGCTACGACCTCAAGCGCGCCTTCGACGAAAAGTTCGGCCACGACCGGCCCCTCGCGTACGGGCAGGTCTACTCGACCATGTCCCGCCTCCTGAAGAACGGCCTCGTCGAAGTCGACGCCGTGGAGAGCGGCGGCGGTCCCGAACGCAAGCGGTACGCCATCACCGACGCCGGCATCACCGACGTCGAGGCCTGGCTCTCGCAGCCCGAGAAGCCCGAGCCCTACCTCCACTCGACCCTCTACACCAAGGTCGTCCTCGCCCTGCTCACCGGCCGCCGCGCCGACGAGCTGCTGGACACCCAGCGCGCCGAGCACCTGCGCCTGATGCGCGCCCTGACCACCCGAAAGCGCAAGGGCGACCTCGCCGACCAGCTCGTCTGCGACCACGCCCTCTTCCACCTGGAAGCGGACCTGCGCTGGCTGGAGCTCACCGCCGCCCGCCTCGACCAGCTCGCCCAGGAGGTACGCCGATGA
- a CDS encoding SPFH domain-containing protein, translating into MTNENATPDGVREFTAHSVGGGLALLLGLAGLLAGAGLIAAGATMAGIAAKVTLIAVGVLVGLASVIAMCGLNTVAPGEARVVQLFGRYKGTVRTDGLRWVNPLTSRAKISTRVRNHETAVLKVNDAYGNPIELAAVVVWRVEDTARAIFEVEDFTEFVETQTEAAVRHIAIEYPYDAHDEGGLSLRGNAEEITEKLAVELHARVEAAGVQIIESRFTHLAYAPEIASAMLQRQQAGAVVAARKQIVEGAVGMVELALTRLAEQDIVDLDPERKAAMVSNLMVVLCGDRAAQPVVNTGTLYQ; encoded by the coding sequence ATGACGAACGAAAACGCTACCCCTGACGGAGTACGGGAGTTCACCGCGCACAGTGTCGGCGGCGGCCTGGCGCTGCTGCTCGGACTGGCGGGTCTGCTGGCGGGCGCGGGCCTGATCGCGGCCGGCGCGACGATGGCCGGCATCGCGGCCAAGGTGACCCTGATAGCGGTCGGCGTACTCGTGGGCCTCGCCTCCGTGATCGCGATGTGCGGGCTGAACACGGTGGCGCCGGGCGAGGCCCGCGTCGTCCAGCTGTTCGGCCGCTACAAGGGCACCGTCCGCACCGACGGGCTGCGCTGGGTCAACCCGCTGACCTCCCGCGCGAAGATCTCCACCCGGGTGCGCAATCACGAGACGGCCGTCCTGAAGGTCAATGACGCCTACGGCAACCCGATCGAGCTGGCGGCGGTCGTCGTGTGGCGGGTCGAGGACACCGCGCGGGCCATCTTCGAGGTCGAGGACTTCACGGAGTTCGTGGAGACACAGACCGAGGCGGCGGTCCGGCACATCGCCATCGAGTACCCCTACGACGCCCACGACGAGGGCGGCCTGTCGCTGCGCGGGAATGCCGAGGAGATCACCGAGAAGCTCGCGGTCGAGCTGCACGCACGCGTGGAGGCGGCCGGAGTGCAGATCATCGAGTCCCGCTTCACGCATCTCGCGTACGCTCCTGAGATCGCCTCCGCGATGCTCCAGCGCCAGCAGGCGGGCGCGGTCGTGGCGGCCCGCAAGCAGATCGTGGAAGGGGCGGTGGGCATGGTCGAACTGGCACTGACCCGCCTCGCGGAGCAGGACATCGTGGACCTGGACCCCGAGCGCAAGGCGGCCATGGTCTCGAACCTGATGGTCGTGCTCTGCGGCGACCGCGCCGCCCAGCCGGTGGTCAACACGGGGACCCTCTACCAGTGA
- a CDS encoding transglycosylase domain-containing protein, giving the protein MGRAEVRKAQQQRGARRAPSGRAKGTEESGSGSGSTGKRTGIRRFFTWKKVVGTFLGLTLLFMAAAIILYFSVNEPTDPNAQATLQSNTYQYSDGSIMARTGATNREIVPIDKIPPDVRTAFIAIENKSFYKDGGVDVVGVARGLFNTLRGKGTAGGSTITQQYVKNYYLTQDQSPTRKIREMVIAIKVDQRMEKDDILVGYLNTNFYGRNAYGIQAAAQAYYGVDADKLTLEQGAYLAAVIQAPSQYDWATAGPNGKRLVMIRFNAVLDNMVEMGKLDEAKRKTLAFQEPIKPKPRPGMDGQKGYLVQAANDELDKQGIKADQITAGGWNITLNIDKAKQAALEKAVQDELESKLDRKDTKGRPQDQSVQAGATSVDAKTGAIVAMYGGQGLEQKDQSNALRTDYQPGSTFKPIVLASALENGSKTQDGKPITPNTLYDGTSKRQVVGSKIPFNPQNQDNKNFGDPMISIQEATNYSVNSVYAQMIVDVKPPAVKKTALALGMQDRDGWPEDKPAMALGTMSANTVEMAGVYATLDNHGKKVRPTIIKKAEHKDLKFTPEPAVGSQAISRKTADTVTKVLTGVVNDEGGSGNKVRSGSYEAAGKTGTTESNVAGWFTGYTPELVTVVAMFGEDPTTHNQVTLTGTAGLGRAGGSSFPASIWKAYTLAVLKGGDTDTFDLKEAEMGAVQTPSRSASPTPSASASSSAPAASSSAPQSPTTSPSPTPTKSGTSPTPTTSPSPTATKTGVPKPPDPPLVPER; this is encoded by the coding sequence ATGGGCCGAGCAGAAGTGCGTAAGGCGCAGCAGCAGCGCGGTGCGCGGCGTGCGCCGAGCGGACGCGCGAAGGGCACCGAGGAAAGCGGAAGCGGAAGCGGAAGTACCGGTAAACGCACCGGCATACGCCGCTTCTTCACCTGGAAGAAGGTCGTCGGAACGTTCCTCGGCCTGACCCTGCTCTTCATGGCAGCGGCGATCATCCTGTACTTCTCGGTGAACGAGCCCACCGACCCGAACGCCCAGGCCACGCTCCAGAGCAACACCTACCAGTACTCCGACGGTTCGATCATGGCCCGTACCGGCGCGACGAACCGCGAGATCGTGCCGATCGACAAGATCCCGCCGGACGTCCGCACCGCGTTCATCGCCATCGAGAACAAGTCCTTCTACAAGGACGGCGGCGTCGACGTGGTGGGCGTGGCCCGAGGCCTGTTCAACACGCTCCGGGGCAAGGGCACGGCCGGTGGCTCGACCATCACCCAGCAGTACGTCAAGAACTACTACCTGACGCAGGACCAGTCCCCGACGCGCAAGATCCGCGAGATGGTGATCGCGATCAAGGTCGACCAGCGCATGGAGAAGGACGACATCCTCGTCGGCTACCTGAACACCAACTTCTACGGCCGCAACGCGTACGGCATCCAGGCCGCGGCCCAGGCCTACTACGGCGTCGACGCCGACAAGCTGACGCTGGAACAGGGCGCCTACCTCGCCGCCGTCATCCAGGCCCCCAGCCAGTACGACTGGGCGACCGCCGGCCCGAACGGCAAGCGGCTCGTCATGATCCGCTTCAACGCCGTGCTCGACAACATGGTCGAGATGGGCAAGCTGGACGAGGCCAAGCGCAAGACCCTGGCCTTCCAGGAGCCCATCAAGCCCAAGCCTCGCCCGGGCATGGACGGCCAGAAGGGCTACCTCGTCCAGGCCGCCAACGACGAGTTGGACAAGCAGGGCATCAAAGCCGACCAGATCACGGCCGGCGGCTGGAACATCACGCTCAACATCGACAAGGCGAAGCAGGCGGCGCTGGAGAAAGCGGTCCAGGACGAGCTGGAGTCCAAGCTCGACCGCAAGGACACCAAGGGCAGGCCGCAGGACCAGAGCGTCCAGGCCGGCGCGACCTCCGTGGACGCGAAGACCGGCGCGATCGTCGCGATGTACGGCGGCCAGGGCCTGGAGCAGAAGGACCAGAGCAACGCCCTGCGCACCGACTACCAGCCGGGCTCGACCTTCAAGCCGATCGTGCTCGCGTCCGCCCTGGAGAACGGGTCGAAGACCCAGGACGGCAAGCCGATCACCCCGAACACCCTCTACGACGGCACGAGCAAGCGCCAGGTCGTCGGCAGCAAGATCCCGTTCAACCCGCAGAACCAGGACAACAAGAACTTCGGCGATCCGATGATCTCGATCCAGGAAGCGACGAACTACTCGGTCAACTCCGTCTACGCGCAGATGATCGTGGACGTGAAGCCGCCGGCGGTGAAGAAGACGGCCCTGGCCCTCGGCATGCAGGACCGCGACGGCTGGCCCGAGGACAAGCCGGCCATGGCCCTGGGCACCATGAGCGCCAACACCGTGGAGATGGCGGGCGTGTACGCCACCCTCGACAACCACGGCAAGAAGGTCAGGCCGACCATCATCAAGAAGGCCGAGCACAAGGACCTCAAGTTCACCCCCGAACCGGCCGTCGGCAGCCAGGCCATCAGCCGCAAGACCGCCGACACCGTCACCAAGGTCCTCACGGGCGTCGTCAACGACGAGGGCGGCTCCGGCAACAAGGTCCGCAGCGGCAGCTACGAGGCCGCCGGCAAGACCGGTACCACCGAGTCCAACGTGGCGGGCTGGTTCACCGGCTACACGCCGGAGCTGGTCACGGTCGTCGCGATGTTCGGCGAGGACCCCACCACCCACAACCAGGTCACCCTGACCGGCACCGCCGGCCTGGGGCGCGCGGGCGGTTCCAGCTTCCCGGCCTCGATCTGGAAGGCGTACACCCTCGCCGTCCTCAAGGGCGGGGACACCGACACGTTCGACCTGAAGGAAGCGGAGATGGGCGCCGTGCAGACGCCGTCCCGCAGCGCCTCGCCGACGCCCTCGGCGAGCGCGTCGTCCAGCGCCCCGGCGGCCAGCAGCAGCGCGCCGCAGTCCCCGACGACCTCTCCGTCGCCGACCCCGACCAAGTCCGGTACGTCGCCGACCCCGACGACGTCGCCGTCGCCCACCGCGACCAAGACCGGCGTTCCGAAGCCGCCGGACCCGCCGCTGGTGCCCGAGCGCTAG
- a CDS encoding SpoIIE family protein phosphatase, whose product MTEYPTSQEGPQPVASGGGTDEAGHGKAPIAAAEAVRTHAPGTGAEPGGMTAAASDARAARSAAGTGGGLPRPRGAASADVPAAADSGAGQVPGQSPVQGQIPGPGPGPGHDNARPRDGDAPAGAGSGSGGAGRHGGGGPAIPGGSTPEATAARREGDRLRFVGAATRRIARGIDLDEIVLGLCRATVPTFSDAILVYLRDPLPVGDERPVGPVVLRLRRTDRLRPIDDLTDMSSTIGAGMDLAGAAGATGELDFSQLPLVGPQGDLPAAELCEIRPGGALAEVLRGVRPVFGSSAAARAALPELLGLDHPLPRGNRAVLAPLRGRRRVIGAAVFLRSPERPAFEQNDLLVAAQLATHTALGIDKAVLYGREAYIADELQRTMLPDSLPQPTGVRLASRYLPAAETARVGGDWYDAIPLPGSRVALVVGDVMGHSMTSAAIMGQLRTTAQTLAQLDLPPAEVLHHLDEQAQRLGSDRMATCLYAVYDPVAHRITIANAGHPPPVLLHLGGRAEVLRVPPGAPIGVGGVDFEAVELDAPAGGTLLLYTDGLVESRLRDVWTGIEQLRERLATTAQLTGLDHPPPLEALCDDVLDMLGPGDRDDDIALLAARFDGIAPSDVAYWFLDPEETAPGRARRFARRALTRWGLEELSDSLELLVSEVVTNAVRYAERPVTLRLLRTDVLRCEVGDDSPQLPRQRRARDTDEGGRGLFLVNRMARRWGATRLSSGKVVWFELSLPTTAERR is encoded by the coding sequence GTGACGGAGTACCCCACCTCCCAGGAGGGCCCGCAGCCCGTCGCCTCCGGCGGAGGTACGGACGAGGCCGGCCACGGCAAGGCGCCCATCGCCGCTGCCGAGGCCGTACGCACGCATGCGCCGGGCACGGGCGCGGAGCCGGGCGGCATGACCGCCGCGGCCTCCGACGCGCGGGCGGCCCGCTCGGCGGCGGGCACGGGCGGCGGGCTCCCCCGGCCCCGTGGTGCCGCGTCGGCGGACGTGCCGGCCGCCGCGGACTCCGGAGCGGGCCAGGTGCCGGGCCAGAGCCCCGTACAGGGCCAGATCCCGGGTCCGGGTCCGGGTCCGGGACACGACAACGCCCGCCCGCGGGACGGTGACGCCCCTGCGGGGGCGGGCTCCGGTTCCGGTGGGGCCGGCCGCCACGGGGGCGGCGGGCCCGCAATACCGGGCGGGAGCACCCCGGAGGCGACCGCCGCACGCCGCGAAGGGGACCGGCTGCGCTTCGTCGGCGCCGCCACGCGGCGCATCGCCCGCGGCATCGACCTCGACGAGATCGTGCTGGGCCTGTGCCGGGCCACCGTGCCGACCTTCTCCGACGCCATCCTCGTCTACCTGCGCGACCCGCTCCCGGTCGGCGACGAACGGCCCGTCGGCCCGGTCGTTTTAAGGCTCCGGCGCACAGACCGGCTCCGGCCGATCGACGACCTGACGGACATGAGCAGCACGATCGGCGCGGGGATGGACCTCGCCGGGGCCGCGGGGGCCACCGGCGAGCTCGACTTCAGCCAGTTGCCGCTGGTCGGCCCGCAGGGTGACCTGCCCGCGGCCGAGCTGTGCGAGATCCGGCCCGGCGGCGCGCTCGCCGAGGTGCTGCGCGGCGTACGGCCCGTCTTCGGTTCCTCCGCCGCCGCCCGGGCCGCGCTGCCCGAGCTGCTCGGCCTGGACCACCCGCTGCCGCGCGGCAACCGGGCCGTCCTCGCGCCCCTGCGCGGCCGCCGCCGGGTGATCGGCGCCGCCGTCTTCCTGCGCAGCCCCGAGCGTCCCGCCTTCGAGCAGAACGACCTCCTGGTCGCCGCCCAGCTGGCCACCCACACCGCGCTCGGCATCGACAAGGCGGTCCTGTACGGCCGCGAGGCCTACATCGCCGACGAGTTGCAGCGCACGATGCTGCCGGACAGCCTGCCGCAGCCCACCGGGGTGCGCCTCGCCTCCCGCTACCTGCCCGCGGCCGAGACGGCGCGCGTCGGCGGCGACTGGTACGACGCCATACCGCTGCCCGGCAGCCGGGTCGCGCTCGTCGTCGGCGACGTCATGGGCCACTCCATGACCTCCGCCGCGATCATGGGCCAGCTGCGCACGACCGCGCAGACCCTGGCGCAGCTGGACCTGCCGCCCGCCGAGGTCCTGCACCACCTGGACGAGCAGGCGCAGCGCCTCGGCTCCGACCGGATGGCCACCTGCCTGTACGCCGTCTACGACCCCGTCGCGCACCGGATCACCATCGCCAACGCCGGCCACCCGCCGCCGGTGCTGCTGCACCTGGGCGGCCGCGCGGAGGTGCTGCGCGTGCCGCCCGGCGCCCCCATCGGCGTCGGCGGTGTGGACTTCGAGGCCGTGGAGCTGGACGCGCCCGCCGGGGGCACCCTGCTGCTCTACACCGACGGCCTGGTGGAGTCGCGCCTGCGGGACGTGTGGACCGGCATCGAGCAGCTCCGCGAGCGTCTCGCCACCACCGCCCAGCTGACCGGCCTGGACCATCCGCCGCCGCTGGAGGCGCTCTGCGACGACGTTCTGGACATGCTCGGTCCGGGCGACCGGGACGACGACATCGCGCTGCTCGCTGCCCGGTTCGACGGGATCGCGCCGAGTGATGTCGCGTACTGGTTCCTGGACCCGGAGGAGACCGCCCCGGGCCGGGCCCGCCGGTTCGCCCGCCGCGCCCTGACCCGATGGGGCCTGGAGGAGCTGAGCGACTCGCTGGAGCTCCTGGTGAGCGAGGTGGTCACCAATGCCGTCCGGTACGCGGAGCGGCCCGTCACGCTACGCCTGCTGCGTACGGACGTACTGCGCTGCGAGGTCGGCGACGACTCCCCGCAGCTGCCCCGCCAGCGCCGCGCGCGGGACACCGACGAGGGCGGCCGCGGCCTGTTCCTGGTGAACCGGATGGCCCGCCGCTGGGGCGCGACGCGGCTCAGCAGCGGAAAGGTCGTCTGGTTCGAGCTGTCGCTGCCGACGACGGCCGAGCGGCGCTGA
- the fomD gene encoding cytidylyl-2-hydroxypropylphosphonate hydrolase produces the protein MTGTFKPGSDAARSAPRSPAQGPRWAPGDQVLWRYRDHAPGLKGPVHICRPVTVVQDTDELLAVWMAPGTECVKPVLTDGTPVHEEPLATRYTAPRTTVRSRWFGGGVLKLARPGDPWSVWLFWGPGWQFKNWYVNLEEPRSRWAGGVDSVDHFLDIAVYPDRSWKWLDEDEFAQAQRSGLMDREQALRVREAGRAAVGVVEGWGAPFSAGWEDWRPDPAWRIPALPEDWDRTPAHMTS, from the coding sequence ATGACAGGTACTTTCAAGCCCGGGAGCGACGCGGCGCGCAGCGCGCCGCGGAGCCCCGCGCAGGGCCCGCGCTGGGCGCCCGGGGACCAGGTCCTGTGGCGCTACCGCGACCACGCCCCGGGACTGAAGGGCCCGGTGCACATCTGCCGCCCGGTGACCGTGGTCCAGGACACGGACGAGCTGCTGGCCGTGTGGATGGCGCCCGGCACCGAATGCGTCAAGCCGGTCCTCACCGATGGCACGCCGGTCCACGAGGAACCGCTGGCCACCCGCTACACGGCGCCGCGGACCACCGTACGGTCGCGCTGGTTCGGCGGTGGTGTCCTGAAACTGGCCCGTCCCGGGGACCCGTGGTCGGTGTGGCTGTTCTGGGGACCCGGCTGGCAGTTCAAGAACTGGTACGTGAACCTGGAGGAACCGCGCTCGCGATGGGCCGGCGGGGTGGACTCCGTTGACCACTTCCTCGACATCGCCGTCTATCCGGACCGCAGTTGGAAGTGGCTGGACGAGGACGAGTTCGCGCAGGCGCAGCGGTCCGGCCTGATGGACCGTGAGCAGGCCCTCCGCGTACGGGAGGCGGGCCGCGCCGCGGTCGGGGTGGTCGAGGGCTGGGGAGCCCCGTTCTCCGCGGGCTGGGAGGACTGGCGGCCGGATCCGGCCTGGAGGATTCCGGCCCTGCCGGAGGACTGGGACCGCACCCCGGCGCACATGACCTCATGA
- a CDS encoding class II fumarate hydratase, protein MTDDQQADAFRTEHDSMGDVRVPLHAKWRAQTQRAVENFPLSGQRLERAHIEALARIKAAAAEVNAKLGVVDQDVADAIRSAAAEVADGRWDDHFPVDVFQTGSGTSSNMNTNEVIATLATERLGREVHPNDHVNASQSSNDVFPSSIHIAATAAVTGELIPALEHLATALERKASEFAQVVKAGRTHLMDATPVTLGQEFGGYAAQIRYGVERLRSALPRLAELPLGGTAVGTGINTPPGFSAAVIAEVASATGLPLTEARNHFEAQGARDALVETSGMLRTIAVSLTKISNDLRWMASGPRTGLAEINLPDLQPGSSIMPGKVNPVVPEAVLMIAAQVMGNDATVAVAGAAGNFELNVMLPVMARNLLESIRLLGGASRLLADRTVDGITANEARAREYAESSPSVVTPLNRYIGYEEAAKVAKRSLAERKTIREVVLEAGYVERGALTLEQLDEALDVLRMTHP, encoded by the coding sequence ATGACAGACGACCAGCAGGCCGATGCGTTCCGGACCGAGCACGACTCCATGGGCGACGTACGGGTGCCCCTGCACGCCAAATGGCGCGCCCAGACCCAGCGCGCGGTGGAGAACTTCCCCCTCTCCGGGCAGCGGCTGGAGCGCGCCCACATCGAGGCCCTCGCGCGGATCAAGGCCGCCGCCGCCGAGGTGAACGCGAAGCTCGGGGTGGTGGACCAGGACGTCGCCGACGCGATCCGGTCCGCCGCCGCCGAGGTCGCGGACGGGCGCTGGGACGACCACTTTCCCGTCGACGTCTTCCAGACCGGCTCGGGAACCTCGTCCAACATGAACACGAACGAGGTGATCGCCACCCTGGCCACCGAGCGCCTGGGCCGCGAGGTCCACCCCAACGACCACGTCAACGCCTCGCAGAGCTCCAACGACGTGTTCCCGTCGTCCATCCACATCGCCGCCACCGCCGCCGTCACCGGTGAGCTGATCCCGGCGCTGGAGCACCTGGCCACGGCCCTGGAGCGCAAGGCCTCCGAGTTCGCGCAGGTGGTCAAGGCCGGCCGCACCCATCTGATGGACGCCACCCCGGTCACCCTCGGCCAGGAATTCGGCGGGTACGCCGCCCAGATCCGCTACGGCGTCGAGCGGCTGCGCTCGGCCCTGCCCCGGCTGGCCGAGCTGCCGCTGGGCGGCACCGCGGTCGGCACCGGGATCAACACCCCGCCCGGGTTCTCCGCCGCCGTGATCGCCGAGGTGGCCTCGGCGACCGGGCTGCCGCTGACCGAGGCCCGCAACCACTTCGAGGCGCAGGGGGCCCGCGACGCCCTCGTCGAAACCTCCGGGATGCTCCGCACGATCGCCGTATCACTCACCAAAATCTCCAACGACCTTCGCTGGATGGCCTCCGGACCGCGCACCGGATTGGCCGAAATCAATCTCCCGGATCTGCAACCGGGCTCCTCGATCATGCCCGGAAAGGTCAACCCGGTGGTCCCGGAGGCCGTCCTGATGATCGCCGCACAGGTCATGGGGAACGACGCCACCGTCGCCGTGGCGGGCGCGGCCGGCAACTTCGAGCTCAATGTGATGCTCCCCGTGATGGCCAGGAACCTCCTCGAATCGATCCGGCTGCTCGGCGGCGCGAGCCGCCTGCTGGCCGACCGCACGGTCGACGGAATCACCGCCAACGAGGCGCGGGCCAGGGAATACGCCGAGTCCTCACCCTCCGTCGTCACCCCGCTGAACCGCTACATCGGCTACGAGGAGGCCGCCAAGGTCGCCAAGAGGTCGCTCGCGGAACGGAAGACGATCAGGGAGGTGGTCCTGGAGGCCGGTTACGTGGAGCGTGGCGCCCTCACCCTGGAGCAGCTCGACGAGGCCCTGGACGTGCTGCGCATGACGCACCCCTGA
- a CDS encoding ricin-type beta-trefoil lectin domain protein, whose protein sequence is MLRSTFAVVAVIAAALGGVTAVTPMAQAAPAPGAVAPLPPELEAVRAAEATRIYGDPAVRPMNERRTGLISLGDSEISGEGVGNYDPATNTPNNQCHRSPDAAIHRTGIPADLTFNVACSGGYTGNIRIGGGKQYADELVQSDSLAVKARNTKIKMVLLVAGANDDLQFGPVMTDCVTRWILSQGTCEPKYGPGWQARVDGLRPKVEATVADLRTVMRDAGYADSDYKLVVMGYPSPIGPDFYDNPNFPGKLSGGCAGYDSDATWGRNYAVPAFEKGMRAAALASGAVYLDNSRLFHGHEVCMEDTWARGLYLDLGDHFPWDENTARQSFHPNYRGHGAFASCLTQLYNSGLREASCADPASTGTPVLQAGAWDDKFKPLKNEATGNCLDSFGGSSANETRIVGWDCHGGRNQGWWYDSARKSVHIELTQDRCLDAPGANYGSGTGLIIWNCHGGANQQFVRDGATLRPAAAPGMCLTVAAAHEPLRLQTCNGSASQRFA, encoded by the coding sequence ATGCTCAGATCTACCTTCGCCGTCGTCGCCGTGATCGCGGCCGCCCTGGGGGGTGTCACCGCCGTCACCCCCATGGCCCAGGCGGCGCCCGCCCCCGGGGCCGTCGCACCGCTCCCGCCCGAGCTGGAGGCCGTCCGGGCCGCGGAGGCCACCAGGATCTACGGCGACCCGGCCGTGCGCCCGATGAACGAGCGCAGGACCGGCCTGATCTCGCTGGGCGACAGCGAGATCTCGGGCGAAGGGGTCGGCAACTACGACCCCGCGACCAACACCCCGAACAACCAGTGCCACCGCTCGCCGGACGCGGCGATCCACCGCACCGGCATCCCGGCCGACCTGACCTTCAACGTCGCCTGCTCCGGCGGCTACACGGGCAACATCAGGATCGGCGGCGGCAAGCAGTACGCCGACGAGCTGGTGCAGAGCGACAGCCTGGCCGTCAAGGCGCGCAACACGAAGATCAAGATGGTTCTGCTGGTCGCCGGGGCCAACGACGACCTGCAGTTCGGCCCGGTCATGACCGACTGCGTGACCCGCTGGATCCTCAGCCAGGGCACGTGCGAGCCCAAGTACGGTCCCGGCTGGCAGGCGCGCGTCGACGGCCTGAGGCCCAAGGTGGAGGCCACGGTCGCGGACCTCAGGACCGTCATGCGGGACGCCGGTTACGCCGACTCCGACTACAAGCTGGTCGTGATGGGCTACCCCAGCCCCATCGGGCCCGACTTCTACGACAACCCCAACTTCCCCGGCAAGCTGTCCGGCGGCTGCGCCGGCTACGACTCCGACGCCACCTGGGGCCGCAACTACGCGGTGCCCGCCTTCGAGAAGGGCATGCGTGCGGCGGCCCTGGCCTCCGGCGCCGTCTACCTCGACAACTCGCGGCTCTTCCACGGCCACGAGGTCTGCATGGAGGACACCTGGGCCCGCGGCCTCTACCTGGACCTCGGGGACCACTTCCCCTGGGACGAGAACACCGCCCGCCAGTCCTTCCACCCCAACTACCGGGGCCACGGCGCCTTCGCGTCCTGCCTGACCCAGCTCTACAACTCCGGCCTGCGCGAGGCCTCCTGCGCCGACCCCGCGAGCACCGGGACGCCCGTCCTGCAGGCCGGGGCCTGGGACGACAAGTTCAAGCCCCTGAAGAACGAGGCGACCGGCAACTGCCTCGACTCCTTCGGAGGCTCCAGCGCCAATGAGACCAGGATCGTCGGATGGGACTGCCACGGTGGTCGCAACCAGGGCTGGTGGTACGACAGCGCCCGCAAGTCCGTCCACATCGAACTCACCCAGGACCGCTGCCTCGACGCCCCCGGCGCCAACTACGGCTCCGGCACCGGCCTGATCATCTGGAACTGCCACGGCGGCGCGAACCAGCAGTTCGTCCGCGACGGCGCCACCCTGCGCCCCGCCGCCGCCCCGGGCATGTGCCTGACGGTGGCCGCCGCCCACGAGCCGCTGCGCCTGCAGACCTGCAACGGGTCCGCCAGCCAGCGCTTCGCGTAA
- a CDS encoding glycerophosphodiester phosphodiesterase, with amino-acid sequence MTQMLLPTARAVRVVAHRGASHEHPEHTLAAYRQAIADGADALECDVRLTADHKLVCVHDRRVERTSDGRGVVSAMTYEELSALDFGGWKGGEHRGAQVLLFEDLLKEALAAGRPVGLAVETKHPTRAGGRLEAELVRVLKEHGLADGSAGLVEVMSFSRNALTRLHRLAPGLPAVYLIERRLRPVRPPFATHAGPGIDLVRRDPGLVARLKAKGLAVRVWTVDEPEDVELCLRLGVDTLITNRPREVRAQLEAAR; translated from the coding sequence ATGACGCAGATGCTGCTCCCCACCGCCCGGGCCGTGCGGGTCGTCGCCCACCGCGGGGCCTCGCACGAGCACCCCGAGCACACCCTCGCCGCCTACCGCCAGGCCATCGCCGACGGGGCCGACGCGCTCGAGTGCGACGTACGGCTCACCGCCGACCACAAGCTGGTCTGCGTGCACGACCGGCGGGTGGAGCGGACCTCCGACGGGCGCGGGGTCGTCTCCGCCATGACGTACGAGGAGCTGTCCGCGCTCGACTTCGGCGGCTGGAAGGGCGGGGAGCACCGCGGGGCGCAGGTGCTGCTCTTCGAGGACCTGCTCAAGGAGGCGCTGGCCGCCGGCCGGCCGGTCGGACTCGCCGTCGAGACCAAGCACCCGACCCGCGCCGGCGGCCGGCTGGAGGCCGAGCTGGTCCGGGTCCTGAAGGAGCACGGGCTGGCCGACGGCTCGGCCGGCCTGGTCGAGGTGATGAGCTTCTCCCGCAACGCCCTGACCCGGCTGCACCGGCTGGCGCCCGGTCTGCCCGCGGTCTACCTGATCGAGCGGCGGCTGCGCCCGGTACGGCCGCCGTTCGCGACGCACGCGGGTCCGGGCATCGACCTCGTACGGCGGGACCCGGGCCTGGTGGCCCGGCTGAAGGCGAAGGGGCTGGCGGTGCGGGTGTGGACGGTGGACGAGCCCGAGGACGTGGAGCTGTGCCTGCGCCTCGGTGTGGACACCTTGATCACCAACCGGCCGCGCGAGGTGCGCGCGCAGCTGGAGGCGGCCCGCTGA